The following are encoded together in the Anopheles nili chromosome 3, idAnoNiliSN_F5_01, whole genome shotgun sequence genome:
- the LOC128724562 gene encoding leucine-rich repeat-containing protein let-4-like produces MTSDGGAKLRKTIDIADSTVVIVIEKLIVSSTASGPFLQSVGAFTDGIIYKNYRDPVFQLPEDNTMKYIEINESEMMRSFVAGLNSNLKTLIIENCRLDRVPPTLAKIIMLETLTIKWCSLTGLRLDVLIENHNLISLNLSYNKIRQIFPVTSTPRKMLSILYIHLGGNQLEELDVSMFAFMPSLERLIVSGNKIVRIEATSPVTFVNFTGFELEMNKISSMHLENLFLPKLIALNMDGNALTEIPSLSASFPQLKNIGLGKNSLKHLDLSAFQSLSNLEEISISENQIESVRASTPFVLPKLWTLSLNNNRITSWNMSGCDFPNMYDMILSVNKFTTIPPVFQRYPKVRLIIGVNPIQCSSMTTFMSKIIEKRLFVTVINADQKCDTSSSITIDNIFAACCVS; encoded by the coding sequence ATGACCTCCGATGGAGGAGCAAAGCTACGAAAGACTATCGATATCGCAGATTCAACGGTTGTAATAGTAATCGAGAAACTGATTGTGAGTAGCACTGCTTCGGGTCCATTTCTACAGAGTGTTGGAGCGTTCACAGATGGAATCATATATAAGAATTATCGAGATCCTGTATTTCAACTGCCAGAAGACAACACAATGAAGtatattgaaataaatgaatcTGAAATGATGCGATCGTTTGTGGCAGGATTAAATAGCAATTTAAAAACACTGATCATTGAAAATTGCCGACTAGATCGTGTGCCCCCGACTCTTGCAAAGATAATCATGCTGGAAACTTTGACCATAAAATGGTGTTCGTTAACGGGATTGCGCCTGGATGTGTTAATCGAAAACcataatttgatttcattaaaTCTATCTTACAACAAAATACGACAAATATTTCCAGTTACTTCAACTCCCAGGAAAATGTTATCCATCTTATATATACATCTTGGAGGTAACCAGCTGGAAGAACTGGATGTAtcgatgtttgcttttatGCCAAGTTTGGAGCGCTTAATTGTATCAGGCAATAAGATAGTTCGCATAGAAGCTACAAGCCCAGTGACATTCGTAAACTTTACTGGATTCGAGTtggaaatgaacaaaatctCATCTATGCATTTGGAAAATCTTTTCCTTCCGAAGTTAATTGCGCTCAACATGGATGGAAATGCTCTCACAGAAATACCGTCACTTTCAGCATCGTTCCCACAGCTTAAAAATATCGGATTGGGTAAAAACTCTTTGAAGCATCTTGACCTTAGCGCATTTCAGTCGCTGTCTAATTTGGAAGAAATCTCCATCAGTGAAAATCAGATAGAATCTGTTCGCGCGTCTACCCCATTCGTGTTGCCAAAACTCTGGACACTCTCATTAAACAATAATCGGATCACTTCCTGGAATATGAGCGGATGCGACTTTCCCAACATGTATGACATGATTTTGAGTGTCAATAAGTTTACTACAATTCCTCCAGTGTTTCAACGGTATCCTAAGGTTCGTTTGATCATCGGAGTAAATCCCATTCAATGTAGTAGCATGACAACTTTCATGAgcaaaattattgaaaaacgGCTTTTTGTGACCGTCATCAATGCGGATCAAAAATGTGACACTTCATCTTCAATAACTATCGATAATATTTTTGCGGCATGCTGTGTATCATAG